The window CCCTGCCAGGAACGCGCCGAGCGGGCGGAACAGGAAGCTCACACCCACGCTGAAGAACGACACGATCTGGGCGAAGTCCTTGCCCATGGGCTCGAAGAAGAGCGCCGCGAACACGGTGGCCGCCGCGAAGGCGTAGATGAAGAAGTCGTACCACTCGACCGTAGTGCCCACCACGGTCGCGAAGACGACGCGACGACGATCCTTCGGCGAGGCGATGGTTCCGGTCGGCGTCAGGCCCGCAGCGCCGCCTGGTTCGGACGTGCTCATAGATGACTCCTGTGTCTCGTTGGACTGCTTTGTCCTATGGGCGTCTGAGTGAGCAGCCCACGGTCTCTAGATAATATACGATTTCAGATACAACGCAAGGGCGCGCCGTTTCGCATGCATGGGAATGTTTCGCGTGCACGGAATGTTTCGCGTGCATGGAACGATGTGGCCTCCCCGTCTCGGTGCCGCGACCATGCGGCCGGGCCGCCAGCCGCGGTGTTCGGGAGTCGGAGGCGATGCGGGCCCGAATCGTCGCTTCTCGGTCGTGATGCGACGATTCGAGACAGCACGTCTGGGATGCCGAGCGATTCTCCGTCCCGAATCGTCGCCGACGGCCCGCGAAGCGACAATTCGGGACGGTGGAATTATTCGGACCCTTGCGACCGCCGCCGCGATCATATACGATTTCAGATACAACACTAGGGCGAGGGAGCTCATGAGCACTGACAGCACGACGACGGATGCCGCGGCCACCAAATCCGCTGACCCGCGCTTCGCGGGCCTGCCGGGTCGCCCCGGCAAGATCATCGCGGTCCACCTCAGCTACGCATCGCGTGCCGACCAGCGCGGCCGCCGCCCGGCATCCCCCTCGTACTTCTTCAAGCCGTCGAGCTCGGTCGCCGCCACCGGCAGCACGATCGAGCGGCCCGCCGACACCGAGCTGCTCGCCTTCGAGGGTGAGATAGCCCTGGTCATCGGCACGCCCGCTCGCCGCGTGAGCCTCGAGACCGCGTGGAGTCATGTCGGCTGGGTCACCGCCGCCAACGACTTCGGCGTGTACGACCTGCGTGCCGCCGACAAGGGCTCCAACGTCCGCTCCAAGGGCCGCGACGGTTACACCCCGATCGGCGCCCAGCTCATCGACGCAACCTCGGTCGACCCGGCGACCCTGCGCCTGCGCACCTGGGTGAACGGCGCCCTGGTGCAAGACGACACCAGCGCCGGCCTCATCTTTCCGCTCGCGCAGTTCGTCGCCGATCTGTCGCAGCACTTCACTCTCGAGCCCGGCGATGTGATCCTCACCGGAACGCCGGCCGGATCGTCGGTGGTCGTCGCCGGCGACGTCGTCGAGATCGAAGTGGATGCCCCGACCGCGCCCGGCGCGCCGAGCTCGGGGCGCCTGCGAACCACCGTCGTCCAGGGCGAGCACGGCTTCGACGCCGCGCTCGGCTCGCTTCCTGCCGTCGATGACAAGCAGCGCGAAGATGCCTGGGGCACGCGCGAGGCCGCCGGCCTTGAACCCGCCTTCGCCCTGACTCCCGAGCTGCGCGCCAAGCTCGAGAAGGCGCCCGTCGCGGGCCTTTCCGCCCAGCTGCGCAAGCGTGGGCTGAACAATGTGCTCATCGACGGCGTGCAGCCGATGCATCCCGACGCCAAGCTCATCGGCACCGCCAAAACGCTGCGCTTCGTGCCCGGCCGCGAAGACCTCTTCACCAGCCACGGCGGCGGTTACAACCCGCAGAAGCAGGCGTTCGACGCCGTGCGCAACGGCGAGGTCATCGTCATCGAAGCCCGAGGTGATGCCACCGCCGGCACACTCGGCGACATCTTGGCCATCCGCGCGCACGCCGCGGGGGCGGCCGGCATCGTCACCGACGGTGCTGTGCGCGACTTCGACGCGGTCTCGGCCGTCGGCATCCCGGTCTTCTCCAAGGGTGCGCACCCGGCCGTCCTGGGCCGCCGACACGTCGCGTGGGACCACGACATCACGATCGGATGCGGTGGCGCGGCCGTGCAGCCCGGCGATGTGATCGTCGGCGACAGAGACGGCGTGATCGTCATTCCGCCGCCCCTGGTCGAGGAGGTCGTCGACGCGACCCTCGCCCAAGAGGACAAGGACGCTTGGATCGCCGAGAGGGTTGCCGAAGGGAACCGCATCGAGGGGCTCTTCCCCATGAACGCACAGTGGGCCGCCCGCTACGCACAGGAGAACGGCCGATGAGCGAGACCCTCACCGAGAGCAAGTCCGAGCGCGCGTACGCGTTCATCCACGAACGCATCATCGGGCACCAGTACTCCCCCGGCTACCGACTGGTTCTGGGAACCATCGCCGACGAGCTCGACATGAGCGTCGTGCCGGTGCGCGAGGCGATCCGGCGCCTCGAGGCAGAGGGCTACGTGACGTTCGAGCGCAACGTCGGTGCCCGGGTCGCGGTGGCCGACGAGACCGAGTACGTGTACACGATGCAGGTGCTCAGCCTCGTCGAGGGCTCGGCGATCTCGATGGCCGCTCCCCTTCTCGAAGCCGGCGACCTGGCCCAGGCGCGACGCGTCAACGAGCGGATGCGCGAACTGGTCGCGCACTTCGACCCGCACGAGTTCACCCGGCTGAATCAGCAGTTCCACACGATCCTGTTCGAGCGGTGCCCGAACCCCCACCTTCTCGACCTCGTGCACCGCGGCTGGCGGCGCCTGCCGAGCGTGCGCGACTCGACCTTCACGTTCATCCCCGACCGTGCCGCGCACTCCGTCCAAGAGCACGAAGGCATCGTCGCTCTCATCGAATCCGGTGCGGATCCTCTCGAGATCGAACTGGCCGCACGTAACCACCGTCTGCGCACCCTCGATGAGTTCCTCGCGGCGCGCCATCCCGACTCCCACCACTGATGGAGGACTCCATGACCGACACTGCTCTGAGCACCCGGCACGTTCCCGCCGACCTGCCCACCCGCATCCAGCACTACATCGACGGCGAAGCTGTCGACTCGCTCGACGGCGACACCTTCGACGTGCTCGACCCGGTCTCGAACCAGACCTACATGCAGGCGGCCTCCGGTAAGAAGGCCGACATCGATCGGGCCGTCGCCGCCGCCAAGAAGGCGTTCGATGAGGGCCCCTGGCCGCGGATGCTGCCGCGCGAGCGCTCGCGCGTGCTGCACCGCATCGCCGACATCGTCGAGTCGCGCGACGCCCGCCTGGCCGAGCTCGAGTCGTTCGACTCGGGCCTGCCGATCACCCAGGCGCTGGGCCAGGCCCGGCGCGCGGCCGAGAACTTCCGCTTCTTCGCCGATCTGATCGTCGCCCAGTCCGATGACACGTTCAAGGTGCCCGGTCGCCAGATCAACTATGTCAACCGCAAGCCGATCGGCGTCGCGGGCCTGATCACGCCGTGGAACACCCCGTTCATGCTCGAGTCGTGGAAGCTGGGGCCGGCGCTTGCCACCGGCAACACGGTCGTGCTCAAGCCCGCCGAGTTCACCCCGCTGTCGGCGTCGCTGTGGCCGGGCATCTTCGAAGAGGCCGGCCTGCCCAAGGGAGTGTTCAACCTCGTCAACGGGTTCGGCGAAGAGGGCTTCGCCGGCGACTCGCTGGTCAAGCACCCCGACGTGCCGCTGATCTCGTTCACCGGTGAGAGCCGCACCGGCCAGATCATCTTCGGCAACGCCGCACCCTTCCTCAAGGGCCTGTCGATGGAGCTGGGCGGCAAGTCGCCGGCAGTCGTGTTCGCCGACGCCGACCTCGACGCCGCGATCGACGCGACGATCTTCGGGGTGTTCTCACTCAACGGCGAGCGCTGCACGGCGGGCAGCCGCATCCTGGTCCACCGCTCCATCTACAACGAGTTCGTCGAGCGCTACGCTGCGCAGACGAAGCGCGTGAAGGTCGGCTACCCGCATGATCCTGACACCGAGGTGGGCGCCCTCGTGCACCCCGAACACTACGACAAGGTGATGAGTTACATCGCGATCGGAAAGCAGGAGGCCCGCCTGGTGGCCGGCGGCGGCCGCCCGAAGGGCTTCCCCGAGGGCAACTTCGTCGCCCCCACCGTCTTCGCCGATGTCGCACCCGACGCCCGCATCTTCCAGGAGGAGATCTTCGGCCCGGTCGTGGCGATCACCCCGTTCGACACCGACGAAGAAGCACTCGAACTGGCCAACGGCGTGAAATACGGCCTGGCCGCCTATGTGTGGACGAACGATCTCAAGCGCGCACACAACTTCGCACAGGCGATCGATGCCGGCATGGTCTGGCTGAACTCGAACAACGTGCGCGACCTGCGCACGCCGTTCGGCGGCGTGAAGGCGTCGGGCCTCGGTCACGAGGGCGGGTACCGCTCGATCGACTTCTACACCGAGCAGCAGGCCGTGCACATCACGCTCGGCAAGGTGCACAACCCCACGTTCGGCACCCAGGAACACCACACCGAGGTCGACCTCGACGACCCCGACCCGCGCTGAACCACCCCACCCACCCCGGTCGTTGAGCGAGGGCCGAACGCCCGAGTCGAAACGGCACTGACGGGCGTTTCGACTCGCTTCGCTCGCTCAACGACCAACATAAAGCAAGGACGCTGACATGACCGACCGCAAAGACATGACCCTCACCTCATCGGGCTTCTACGTCTCGCAAGAGGCTCCGATCGCGTGCGAGAACCCCACTCCCACCCCGCAGGCACCGGCCCCCGACATCCTGCGCTGCGCATACATGGAGCTGGTTGTCACCGACCTGAAGCGCTCGCGCGACTTCTACGTCGACGTGCTGGGCCTGACGGTGACCGAAGAAGACGAGAACGCCGTCTACTTGCGCTCGCTCGAGGAGTTCATCCACCACAACCTCGTGCTGCGCCAGGGCCCCGTCGCCGCCGTGGCCGCCTTCAGCTACCGCGTGCGCACGCCCGAAGACCTCGATCGGGCCGTCGCCTTCTTCGAAGAGCTGGGATGCCGCGTCGAGCGCCGCGCCGAGGGCTGGGTCAAGGGCATCGGCGACTCCGTGCGCGTGACCGACCCGCTCGGGTTCCCGTACGAGTTCTTCCACGACGTCGACCACGTCGAGCGACTCGCGTGGCGGTACGACCTGTACACCCCGGGCGCCCTGGTGCGCCTCGACCACTTCAACCAGGTCACCCCCGACGTGCCGCGCGCGACCAAGTACATGCAAGACCTCGGCTTCCGCGTCACGGAAGACATCCAAGACGAGTCCGGCACCGTGTACGCGGCGTGGATGCGCCGCAAGCCCACCGTGCACGACACCGCGATGACCGGCGGCGACGGCCCACGCATGCACCACATAGCGTTCTCGACGCACGAGAAGCACAACATCCTCGCCATCTGCGACAAGCTCGGCGCACTGCGACTGTCGGACTGCATCGAACGCGGTCCCGGACGCCACGGCGTCTCCAACGCGTTCTACCTGTACCTGCGCGACCCCGACGGGCACCGCGTGGAGATCTACACGCAGGACTACTACACCGGCGACCCCGACAACCCCGTGGTCACCTGGGACGTGCACGACAACCAGCGCCGCGACTGGTGGGGTAACCCGGTCGTGCCGTCGTGGTACACCGACGCGTCGCTCGTGCTGGATCTGGACGGCAACCCGCAGCCGGTGATCGCCCGCGAGCAGGCCAGCGAGTTGGAGGCTACGATCGGCGCCGACGGCTTCTCGTACACCCGCGCGGCCGACGAAGGCAGCATGCCGGAGTGGAAGCAGGGCGAGTACAAGCTCGGCCACCAGCTGTAGAAGCACGAGAGGAAACAGGATGCTGGATCCCGAAGTCATCGCGCAGCTCGCCGACGAACTGGCCGAGGCCGACCGCACCAAGAGCGTCATCCCGCGCATCACCGCGCGGTTTCCCGACGCCACGATCGAGGACTCCTATGCGATTCAGGGTGTCTGGCGCGACACCATGCTCGCCTCGGGCCGACGCCTGGTCGGCCGCAAGATCGGGCTGACGTCGAAGGCCATGCAACAGGCCACCGGCATCAGCGAACCCGACTACGGCGTGATGTTCGATGACACCGTCTACGACACCGGTGCCGTGATCGAGTACGACCGGTTCTCGAATGTGCGCATCGAGGTCGAGCTCGCGTTCGTGCTCAACCGACCTCTCGAGGGGCCGCACTGCACACTGTTCGACGTGCTGCGCGCTACCGAGTACGTCACCCCGGCGCTCGAGGTGCTCAACTCGCACATCGAGTTGGAGGGCCGCACGATCGTCGACACGATCAGCGACAACGCCGCCTATGGCGCGATGGTGATAGGCGGCATCCCGATGCGACCCGATCAGATCGACCTGCGCTGGGTGGCGGCGATGCTCTACCGCAACGAGCAGATCGAAGAGACCGGCGTGGCCGCGGGCGTCTTGAACCACCCGGCGACCGGTGTCGCGTGGCTGGCGAACAAGTTCCACCAGCACGGGGCCCGGCTGGAGGCCGGCGAGATCATCCTGGCCGGATCGTTCACCCGGCCGATGTGGGTGCAGCGCGGCGACAGCGTGCTGTGCGACTACGGAAAGATGGGGACCCTCACATGTCGCTTCGCCTGACATCGACCTTCCGCGACGCACTGGCTGCGGCATCCCGCCCTCTCGTGGGCATGTGGGCGTGTTCGGGAAGTCCGCTGATGGCCGAGGTCGATGCCGGCTCGGGCCTGGACTGGTTGCTGATCGACATGGAGCACGGCCCGAACTCGCTCGAATCGGTGCTCGTGCAGCTGCAGGTGGTGGCCGCATACCCGATCACGCCGCTCGTGCGCGTGGCCTCGAACGACACCGTGGCCATCAAGCAGGTGCTCGATCTGGGCGCGCAGAACATCATCGTGCCGATGGTGGGCTCGGGCGACGAGGCACGGGCTGCGGTGGCCGCGACCCGCTACCCGCCCGAGGGCGTGCGCGGCGTGGGCAGTGCGCTGGCGCGCAGTGCGCGCTGGAACCGCGTCGACGGGTACCTCGGTGACGGGTCATCGCACGTGTCGCTGACGGTGCAGATCGAAAATGGCGCGGGGGTGGATGCCGCGGCCGAGATCGCCGCCGTCGACGGCGTCGATCAGGTCTTCGTGGGTCCGTCGGACCTGGCCGCGTCGCTCGGGTACCTCGGGCAGCAGACGCACCCCGAAGTGGTGGATGCCGTGCACCGCACCTTCGCGGCGGTGCACGCGGCGGGCAAGAAGGTCGGCGTGAACGCTTTCGACCCGGCCGCTGCCGATGCTTACGTCGCGCAGGGTGCAGACTTCATCGCCGTCGGCGCGGATGTGGCCCTGCTCGCCCGGGCCTCGGAGGCCCTCGCTGCCCGCTTCATCCCCACCTCCGGTCGCGCCGAGCGCGCCTCCTACTGACCCTCCCCCGCCGGGGAAATTCCATATGGAATTTCCCCCTCCACATGAAATTTCCGGCAGATTGATGTGGTCTGGGAAATTCCATATGGAATTTCCCAGGGCGGGAGTCAGGGGCGCGTGCGCAGGGTGACTTCGGCGACGTCGACATGGCCGGTGCCCACCGCGAAGGGGCCCGTCCACGTGCCCACGAACATGCTCGTGCCGCCGGTGGCCAGCGCCGACACGTCCACGCGGCCCAGCTCCACCTCGCCGACGCGCACGGCAGCGCTCAGACCGTCGACGTCGATCACGACCTCGCATCCCCGCGTCGGCAGCCCCTCCGCGCCGGCGACGACGCGACCACCCACGACGACCCGCGCGGCGCCGCCGGCATCGACCGATGCCTCGAGCACCGCCGCCTCAGAGGTGCGCAGCAGCAGCCCGCCGCGCACCTCGCCGTCGAGATCGATGCGGGCCGACACCCGCGTGCGGTGCGCGGGCAGGCGCCGCCCGAGGAACGCGAGAGTCCCCACGTCGGTGGGTTCGGTGCGGGATGCCGCAAGCCGCACGAATCCCGGGCGCGCCGTCGTGTCGGCGAACTCGGCCGGAAAGCGCCCCACCCCGTTCCACGCGCGATCGAGCGCGGGTGCATCGAAGTCGTCGCGGATCTCGTCGGGCCACGCCGCCTGATCGGGCACTCCCGCGGCGTCGACCACCGGCTGCACCCGCCCGGTTCCCGGAGCGAACAGCGGACGAGCCCGCTCCCATTCCACCGGCACCAGGTGCGTCTGGCGCCCCAGCAGCCCGTTGCCGTCGCCGATCGTCTGCACGCCCAGCACCGTCGCCCACCATCGCCCCGTGGCATCCTCGACGAGGTCGGCATGCCCGACGTCGGCGATCGGGGACCGATCACCCAGGTCGCGATGGGTCAGCCGCGGGTTGCCCGGGTCGCCGCGGTATGGGCCTGTGATCGCCTCGGCATAGGCCACGCACACGCTGTGGTCGCGGTTCGTGCCGCCCTCGGCCGCGAGCAGCATCCACCCGCCGTCGGGATGCGCGATGATGTGCGGCCCTTCCGCGTATCCGGCGCCGTCGAGGGCGCCACGCCAGATCCAGTGCAGGTCGCCGATCGGCGCGAACGAGGCAGGGTCGAGTTCGACCAGCCAGATATCGGCCTGGCCTGGCCACAGCCCCGGCTGGGCCACCCGGTTGCCGCACAGCCACACCCGATCGCCGTCGAAGGTCAGCGACGGATCGATCCCCGGCAGCTGGTCGAACCACAGCGGCTGCGACCACGGGCCCGCCGGGTCGCGTGCGGTCGCCAGGAAATGTCCGGTGCGCCCAGTCCACGATCCGTCGGGCGGGGCGACCACCGTGCACGTCACGTAGAACAGACCGTCGTGATACCGGATCGTGGGCGCGTACAGCCCCTTGGAGGAGGGGATGCCGCGCAGCCCGAGCTGCCCGGGCCGATGGATGACGTGCCCGATCGGCTCCCAGTCGACGAGGTTGGTCGAGCGGTGCACCGGCAGCCCGGGCAGGTACTCGAACGACGAGGTGACAAGGTAGAAGGTGTCACCGGCCCGGCAGATACTGGGGTCGGGATGGCAGCCGGGCAGCACCGGATTGCGATAGCGGCCGGTCGTGGCGGCGTTCGGCGCGGCATCACTCACGAACAGCGCTCCCCCGGTCGTGGCGCCGTTCGGCGCGGCGTCAGTCACGCACGGGCTCCTTCGGTTCAGCTCGCACTCGGCGCATCCGTCAGTCCACCGGAGCCGTCGATGAGCGCACCGAGAGCGTCATCGGCGATGACACCGGCTGTGTCGTCTCGCCGTCGATGCGGGCGAGCAACAGCGCCACGGCAGCCTCACCGACCGCACCGAGGTCGGCGCCGACGCTGGTCAGGGGCGGCGACGACAGCTCGGCGACGAACGTGTCGTCGAAGCCGAGAAGACTCATATCACGCGGCACCCGCACGCCCGCTTCGGCCCATCCGGCCAGCAGTCCCAGCGCGACGAGGTCGTTGTAGGCGATGACCGCGCTCGCCTGCTGCGCGAGCGCCGCGCCCGCCGCGTCGCGGCCACCGCGCGCGTCGGGGGTGTGGCCGCCGATCCGCTGCACCGACACGTGGGCATCGTCCGCGGCATCCCGCAGCGCGCGCCAACGGCGCGCCTCGCTCCACGACCTCGTCGGCCCACCGACATATGCGATGCGGCGATGGCCGAGACCGGCGAGGTGGTCGATTGCCGCGCGCGCGGCGGCGACCTCGTCGAGTGTCACGCTGGGCACCCCGGGAAGACTGCGGTTGATGAGCACGCAGCGGGCCCACGAGGCTATCTGCTCGAGTTCGCCGTCGTCGAGGCGCGACGAAACCAGGATCATCCCGTCGATCTCTGATCGCAGCGAGGCGACCTCATCGCGCTCGACGCCGGCATCTTCGGTGGTGTCAACGACCACCAGCCCGAAGCCGCGGGCACGGGCGGCCGCTTGCGCGCCCTTGGTCAGGGCCGCGAAGTACGGGTTCGCGATATCGGGGACCACCAGCGCGATGGCACCGGTGCGCCCGCCGCGCAGATTGATGGCGGCACGGTTGGGCCGGTAGTCGAGTTCGCGCACGGCGGCCAGCACCCGCTCGCGCGTGCCCTCTGACACCCGGTGCGGGGCGCGCAGCGTGCGCGAGACCGTCGCGATGGACACGCCGCTGAGTGCGGCGACGTCGTGAACTGTGGTCATCAGCGGTGCCTGCCTCAGATCGGTGCGAAGCGGTCTGCCCGCCGCACTTCGCATCGGCGCGCATCCCCGTGGATACTAGGATAACAACGTTTACATTCGAAGGAGAAGACCGATGGATGCCGCAGCGTGGCGATTGCACCCCGACCGCGTCCTTCCCGCTGAGCCGGGGATGCGTGCGCTGGCGCGCCGCATTCTCGATGCGACCGCCTCGCTGCCGATCGTCTCGATGCACGGACACGTGGATGCCGCTGTGCTGGCCGACGACGCCGCCTTCACCGATCCCGCCACCCTGCTGGTCGCCCCCGACCATTACATCGTGCGGATGCTGGTGTCACAGGCCACCGCGCCCGGACCGATCCGCGACGCCGGGGTGCGCTCGGCCGCCGATCTGGGCATGGGCACCGGCCCGGTCGAGACCGACCCGCGCACCATCTGGCGCCGGTTCTGCGCGGGCTGGCCCGCCCTGCGCGGAACCCCCAGCCGGCTGTGGCTCGAACACGTGCTGGTCGAGGTCTTCGGCGCTCCGGTGGCCCCCTCGCCCGCCACGGCCGATCTGCTGTTCGACCACCTGAGCGACCGCCTCGCCCAGCCCGAATATCGGCCGCGCGCCCTCTTCGAGCGCTTCGGCATCGAACTTCTGGCGACCACCGATGCCGCCACCGACACTCTCGAGGCCCATGCGCGCCTGCGCGCGGACGGATGGGGCGACAGCGTCGTGCCGACATTCCGCCCCGATGCGCTGCTGGAGGCCGGGCGCAGCGGCTGGCGCGACGAACTCGACCGGCTGGGCGCGCTGACCGGTCTCGACACGGGCAGCTACGACGGATACCTCGACGCGCTGCGCGCGCGACGGCGCGCCTTCATCGCCGCCGGCGCCCGCGCCACCGATCACGGGCATCTCTCCCCCGACACCACCCCCTTGGCCGAGCTCGACGCGCGGGCGCTGTTCGCCCGTGCCCGGCAGGCACCGCTGCCCGACGCCGATGCCCGCGCCTTCACCGCGCACATGCTGTTCCAGATGGCGCTCATGTCGGCCGACGACGGCCTGGTCATGCAGCTGCACACCGGCGTGCTGCGCGATCATGACCGTCCCTCGGCGGCGCGCCACGGCCACGACATCGGCTTCGACATCCCCGTGCAGACCTCGTTCACCCGCGCGTTGCGGCCGGTGCTCGAAGAATTCGGACACCATCCGGATTTTCACCTCGTGGTGTTCACCGTCGACGAGACGGCGTACTCGCGCGAACTCGCCCCGCTGGCCGGCGCGTATCCGGCACTGCGGCTGGGCGCGCCCTGGTGGTTCCTCGATGCCCCCGAGGCGATGGCGCGGTTCCGTGCTGCGGTCACCGAGACGGCCGGCTTCGGCAACACGAGCGGATTCGTCGACGACACCCGGGCGTTCTGCTCGATCCCCGCACGGCACGACCTCGCCCGCCGGGCCGATGCCTCGTTCCTCGCACGCCTCGTCGCCGAGCACCGTCTCGACCTCGACGAGGCCACTGACACCGCCGTCGCCCTCGCCTACACCCTCGCCCGCGACGCCTACCCGGCGCCGGCCGGCACGCAGGTGACAGCATGAGCACCCGTATCCGGTCGTTCGAGGTGCTCGTGAGCGCACCCAGCCGCAACTTCGTCACCGTGCGCATCACCACCGACGACGGTGTGGTCGGCCTGGGAGATGCCACCCTGAACGGGCGCGAGCTGGCCGTGGTGGCGTATCTGCGCGAGCACGTCGCCGCACTGATGATCGGCCGCGACGCCCTGCGCATCGAGGACACCTGGCAGTTCCTGTACCGCTCGGCATACTGGCGGCGAGGACCGGTGACCATGAGCGCCATCGCCGCCGTCGACATGGCCCTGTGGGACATCACCGGGCGCATCGCCGGCATGCCCGTGTACCAGCTGCTCGGCGGCGCGTCGCGCGACGGTGTGCTCTGCTACGCGCACGCGGCCGGCAACGACCTCGACGCACTGGCCGAGGCCGTGCGCCAACGCCAGCAGGAGGGCTTCCGGGCGATCCGGCTGCAGGTGGCGGTGCCGGGCATGGCGGCCGGCTACGGCGTGCAGAAGGGTGCCCGCCGCGGCGAGCGCTACGCGTACGAGCCCGCCACCCGCGCGGGGCTGTCGGTCGAGCAGGGGTGGGACGCCCGCGCGTACCTCTCTTATCTGCCGCACGTTTTCGAACAGATGCGGGGCGAGTTCGGCGCCGGGCCGATGTTCCTGCACGACGCGCACCACCGGCTCACGCCGATCCAGGCCGCACGATTGGGCGCCTCGCTCGAGCCCTACGATCTGTTCTGGCTCGAAGACGTCACGCCCGTCGACAATCCCGAGGCGCTGCGCCTGGTGCGCGAGCACACCACCACACCGCTGGCGATCGGCGAAGTGCTCAACACGGTGTGGGATTTCCGCACGCTCGTGCAGGAGCAGCTCATCGACTACGTGCGCGCGTCGGTGACGCACGCCGGCGGCATCACCCACCTCAAGCGCATCTTCGAGTTCGCCGCGATGTACCAGGTGAAGTCGGGCAGCCACGGCCCCACCGACATCTCGCCGGTGGGCATGGCCGCCGCGCTGCATCTCGATCTGGCGATCCACAACTTCGGCATGCAGGAGTACATGCAGCACGACCCCCGGGTCGGCGAGGTGTTCCGCACCTCGTACACCTTCGACGACGGGATGCTGCATCCCGGCGACGCCCCGGGCTTGGGCGTCGACTACGACGACGAAGCCGCCGCCGGCTTTCCCTACGCGCCCGCGTATCTGCCCGCCGCCCGTCTGGCCGACGGAACCGCACACGAATGGTGAGGTCATGACCCCGCATCCGCTCTGGTTGCCCGCCGCCGCCACCGCACACCTGCGCGGCCGCAGCATCCGCGTCGAGGGCGAGCATCCCCTGCTGCAGACCGTCCGCGCCGAGGCCACGGCGGCCGGCATGCACCCGGCAGAGGATGGCGACGTCGTCATCCGGCCGGGTGCGGCATCCACCCCCGACTCCTTCGTGCTCGCGGTCGGCGACGGCAACGTCACCGCCGAATACGCGGATGCCGCGGGCGCCCTGTACGCCTGGTTCGAGATCGTGCGCCAGGGCGCTGCCGTGTTCGCCGGCGCCGGGCGGCGAACCTGCGCACCGGCGCACGCGCTGCGCATGATCGATCACTGGGACAACGTCGCCGTGCATCCGGTGATGGGGCAGGTCGAACGCGGCTACGCGGGTGTCTCACTGTTCTTCGACGACGGGCTGCTGCGCGAAGACCTCTCCCGCGTCGACCGTTATGCCCGCGCCCTCGCCTCGATCGGGATCAACCGCATCGCGGTCAACAACGTCAACGTGCACGAGCGCGAAGTGCACCTGCTCACCGACGATCTGCCCGGTATCGCCCGGATCGCCGCCGTGTTCCGGCGCTGGGGCATTCGCCTGCACCTGTCGGTGTCGTTCGCCACGCCACTCATGCTCGGCGATCTCGACACCGCCGACCCCCTCGATGACCGC is drawn from Microbacterium protaetiae and contains these coding sequences:
- a CDS encoding fumarylacetoacetate hydrolase family protein gives rise to the protein MSTDSTTTDAAATKSADPRFAGLPGRPGKIIAVHLSYASRADQRGRRPASPSYFFKPSSSVAATGSTIERPADTELLAFEGEIALVIGTPARRVSLETAWSHVGWVTAANDFGVYDLRAADKGSNVRSKGRDGYTPIGAQLIDATSVDPATLRLRTWVNGALVQDDTSAGLIFPLAQFVADLSQHFTLEPGDVILTGTPAGSSVVVAGDVVEIEVDAPTAPGAPSSGRLRTTVVQGEHGFDAALGSLPAVDDKQREDAWGTREAAGLEPAFALTPELRAKLEKAPVAGLSAQLRKRGLNNVLIDGVQPMHPDAKLIGTAKTLRFVPGREDLFTSHGGGYNPQKQAFDAVRNGEVIVIEARGDATAGTLGDILAIRAHAAGAAGIVTDGAVRDFDAVSAVGIPVFSKGAHPAVLGRRHVAWDHDITIGCGGAAVQPGDVIVGDRDGVIVIPPPLVEEVVDATLAQEDKDAWIAERVAEGNRIEGLFPMNAQWAARYAQENGR
- a CDS encoding GntR family transcriptional regulator, which encodes MSETLTESKSERAYAFIHERIIGHQYSPGYRLVLGTIADELDMSVVPVREAIRRLEAEGYVTFERNVGARVAVADETEYVYTMQVLSLVEGSAISMAAPLLEAGDLAQARRVNERMRELVAHFDPHEFTRLNQQFHTILFERCPNPHLLDLVHRGWRRLPSVRDSTFTFIPDRAAHSVQEHEGIVALIESGADPLEIELAARNHRLRTLDEFLAARHPDSHH
- the hpaE gene encoding 5-carboxymethyl-2-hydroxymuconate semialdehyde dehydrogenase; translated protein: MTDTALSTRHVPADLPTRIQHYIDGEAVDSLDGDTFDVLDPVSNQTYMQAASGKKADIDRAVAAAKKAFDEGPWPRMLPRERSRVLHRIADIVESRDARLAELESFDSGLPITQALGQARRAAENFRFFADLIVAQSDDTFKVPGRQINYVNRKPIGVAGLITPWNTPFMLESWKLGPALATGNTVVLKPAEFTPLSASLWPGIFEEAGLPKGVFNLVNGFGEEGFAGDSLVKHPDVPLISFTGESRTGQIIFGNAAPFLKGLSMELGGKSPAVVFADADLDAAIDATIFGVFSLNGERCTAGSRILVHRSIYNEFVERYAAQTKRVKVGYPHDPDTEVGALVHPEHYDKVMSYIAIGKQEARLVAGGGRPKGFPEGNFVAPTVFADVAPDARIFQEEIFGPVVAITPFDTDEEALELANGVKYGLAAYVWTNDLKRAHNFAQAIDAGMVWLNSNNVRDLRTPFGGVKASGLGHEGGYRSIDFYTEQQAVHITLGKVHNPTFGTQEHHTEVDLDDPDPR
- the hpaD gene encoding 3,4-dihydroxyphenylacetate 2,3-dioxygenase — protein: MTDRKDMTLTSSGFYVSQEAPIACENPTPTPQAPAPDILRCAYMELVVTDLKRSRDFYVDVLGLTVTEEDENAVYLRSLEEFIHHNLVLRQGPVAAVAAFSYRVRTPEDLDRAVAFFEELGCRVERRAEGWVKGIGDSVRVTDPLGFPYEFFHDVDHVERLAWRYDLYTPGALVRLDHFNQVTPDVPRATKYMQDLGFRVTEDIQDESGTVYAAWMRRKPTVHDTAMTGGDGPRMHHIAFSTHEKHNILAICDKLGALRLSDCIERGPGRHGVSNAFYLYLRDPDGHRVEIYTQDYYTGDPDNPVVTWDVHDNQRRDWWGNPVVPSWYTDASLVLDLDGNPQPVIAREQASELEATIGADGFSYTRAADEGSMPEWKQGEYKLGHQL
- the hpaH gene encoding 2-oxo-hept-4-ene-1,7-dioate hydratase, which codes for MLDPEVIAQLADELAEADRTKSVIPRITARFPDATIEDSYAIQGVWRDTMLASGRRLVGRKIGLTSKAMQQATGISEPDYGVMFDDTVYDTGAVIEYDRFSNVRIEVELAFVLNRPLEGPHCTLFDVLRATEYVTPALEVLNSHIELEGRTIVDTISDNAAYGAMVIGGIPMRPDQIDLRWVAAMLYRNEQIEETGVAAGVLNHPATGVAWLANKFHQHGARLEAGEIILAGSFTRPMWVQRGDSVLCDYGKMGTLTCRFA
- a CDS encoding HpcH/HpaI aldolase family protein; this translates as MSLRLTSTFRDALAAASRPLVGMWACSGSPLMAEVDAGSGLDWLLIDMEHGPNSLESVLVQLQVVAAYPITPLVRVASNDTVAIKQVLDLGAQNIIVPMVGSGDEARAAVAATRYPPEGVRGVGSALARSARWNRVDGYLGDGSSHVSLTVQIENGAGVDAAAEIAAVDGVDQVFVGPSDLAASLGYLGQQTHPEVVDAVHRTFAAVHAAGKKVGVNAFDPAAADAYVAQGADFIAVGADVALLARASEALAARFIPTSGRAERASY